A window of Vigna unguiculata cultivar IT97K-499-35 chromosome 4, ASM411807v1, whole genome shotgun sequence contains these coding sequences:
- the LOC114181956 gene encoding 5'-adenylylsulfate reductase-like 5 codes for MASSLLLLLLLLCVSVIQFASAFSFSSSSLCLPQPPSFLYNLQSQCPISIPSNPPLQVDGNFLDGVLSARKSVEYISILFYASWCPFSQKMLPQFETLSSMFPQIEHLIIEQSSALPSLFSRYGIHNLPAILLVNQTSVLRYHGPNNLLPVSEFYERNTGIAAIINVVDQPSSMTMTSDENSAMNLFGLSLNETWSRDPYLVFSVLFLCLRLLLFVFPKIVSRLRAFWVSCIPHLNLQIFGETSQVMGRVLQVIDVRRIWNRLRLCKIRIFQERARSARAWASSLASVSLGESSSARSSTQGLQ; via the exons ATGGCTTCTtcgcttcttcttcttctccttctcctttgCGTTTCTGTGATTCAATTCGCGTCTgcgttttctttttcttcttcttctttgtgcCTTCCTCAGCCACCTTCGTTTCTCTATAATCTCCAATCGCAGTGTCCAATCTCGATCCCGTCGAATCCGCCTCTCCAG GTGGATGGAAATTTTTTAGACGGAGTTCTGTCTGCCAGAAAGAGTGTAGAGTATATTTCTATACTCTTCTATGCCTCCTGGTGCCCATTTTCTCAAAAAATGCTTCCGCAATTTGAAACTCTCAGTTCGATGTTTCCTCAAATAGAACATTTGATTATCGAGCAATCATCAGCTTTGCCAAG CTTGTTTTCACGATATGGAATCCATAACTTGCCTGCAATATTACTAGTGAACCAGACATCAGTATTGAGATATCATGGACCAAACAATCTCCTTCCCGTTTCAGAATTTTACGAAAGAAACACGG GGATAGCGGCAATTATTAATGTTGTTGATCAACCTAGCAGCATGACGATGACGAGTGATGAGAATTCGGCTATGAACCTGTTTGGTCTGTCTCTGAACGAAACATGGAGCAGGGATCCCTACTTGGTATTCTCTGTATTGTTTCTTTGTTTGAGGCTACTTCTCTTTGTGTTCCCCAAGATCGTCTCACGTCTCCGAGCATTCTGGGTTTCCTGCATTCCTCATCTGAACCTGCAAATATTTGGTGAGACGAGCCAAGTGATGGGACGTGTGCTTCAGGTGATAGATGTCAGGAGGATTTGGAACAGGTTAAGACTGTGCAAGATTAGGATTTTTCAAGAAAGGGCAAGGAGTGCCCGAGCTTGGGCTTCATCTTTGGCTTCTGTTTCTCTTGGTGAGTCATCATCAGCTAGGTCATCCACACAAG GCTTGCAGTGA
- the LOC114180673 gene encoding uncharacterized protein LOC114180673, whose translation MKKVKLQSLRRQYELLSMTEKEIVAEYFCRLQVITNAMRVCDENIEDNRIVEKVLRTLTPRFDHVVVAIEESRDLDVMTIEELQNSFEAHEQRVNERKNGEKVTEQAL comes from the coding sequence ATGAAGAAGGTGAAACTACAATCCTTGAGAAGGCAATATGAACTTCTCTCTATGACAGAAAAGGAGATTGTGGCAGAGTATTTTTGCAGATTGCAAGTGATCACCAATGCCATGAGAGTGTGTGATGAGAACATAGAAGACAACAGAATTGTAGAGAAAGTTTTGAGGACTTTAACTCCACGGTTTGACCACGTTGTGGTGGCAATAGAAGAGTCAAGGGATCTTGATGTTATGACAATAGAAGAACTGCAGAACTCTTTTGAAGCACATGAACAGAGAGTGAATGAAAGGAAGAATGGTGAGAAGGTGACTGAACAGGCTCTATAG
- the LOC114180281 gene encoding eukaryotic translation initiation factor NCBP yields MDFTAEKKESENNSANNPENAHQTLDSSSQLASAIDSNSKETEERQSRELKAGLHPLKNKFVFWYTRRTPGVRNQTSYEDNIKKIVEFSTVEGFWVCYCHLARPASLPSPTDLHLFKEGIRPLWEDSANCNGGKWIIRFKKVVSGRFWEDLVLALVGDQLDYGDNICGAVLSIRFNEDILSVWNRNASDHQAVMALRDSIKRHLKLPHSYVMEYKPHDASLRDNSSYRNTWLRG; encoded by the exons ATGGATTTCACAGCGGAGAAGAAAGAATCAGAGAACAACAGCGCCAATAACCCCGAAAACGCTCATCAAACGTTAGATTCTTCTTCTCAATTGGCGTCGGCAATTGATTCAAACAGCAAAGAAACCGAAGAACGACAATCGCGTGAACTCAAAGCTGGTCTTCACCCTCTGAAG AACAAATTTGTCTTTTGGTACACTCGTCGAACACCTGGGGTTCGAAACCAGACATCATATGAGGACAACATAAAGAAAATTGTTGAATTTAGTACG GTTGAAGGATTTTGGGTCTGCTATTGCCATCTTGCCCGTCCTGCTTCTTTGCCTAGTCCCACAGATTTGCACCTTTTCAAGGAAGGGATTCGCCCTCTATGGGAG gACTCTGCTAACTGCAATGGTGGTAAATGGATTATACGGTTCAAAAAGGTTGTCTCGGGTCGTTTTTGGGAGGACCTG GTTCTTGCCTTAGTGGGTGACCAATTGGACTATGGGGATAACATATGCGGTGCAGTGCTAAGCATTCGTTTCAATGAGGATATATTGAGTGTCTGGAATCGCAATGCTTCAGACCATCAG GCTGTAATGGCCCTGAGAGATTCAATCAAACGTCACTTGAAGCTTCCTCACAGCTATGTTATGGAGTACAAACCCCATGACGCCTCTCTGCGAGACAATTCATCCTACAGGAACACTTGGTTGAGAGGGTAG